From a single Brassica rapa cultivar Chiifu-401-42 chromosome A01, CAAS_Brap_v3.01, whole genome shotgun sequence genomic region:
- the LOC103843595 gene encoding isopentenyl-diphosphate Delta-isomerase I isoform X2: MEYEESRGSHQHSIPLIRFRSLSLLSSSRLPLSSLRSISPRKFRAFSAMTTTDAGMDAVQKRLMFEDECILVDETDRVVGFDTKYNCHLMANIEAKNLLHRAFSVFLFNSNYELCFSRSKAKVTFPLVWTNTCCSHPLHRDSELIEENALGVRNAAQRKLLDELGIVAEDVPVEEFTPLGRMLYKAPSDGKWGEHELDYLLFIVRDVKVQPNPDEVAEIRYVSREELKELVKKADAGEEGLKLSPWFRLVVDNFLMKWWDHVEKGTLDEAIDMKTIHKL, from the exons ATGGAATACGAAGAAAGCAGAGGAAGTCATCAACATTCAA tcCCTTTGATTCGCTTCAGATCTCTTTCCCTTCTCTCTTCTTCCCGTCTTCCTCTGTCATCGCTCCGATCCATTTCACCGAGAAAGTTTCGAGCTTTTTCCGCAATGACGACGACAGATGCTGGAATGGATGCTGTTCAGAAACGCCTCATGTTCGAGGACGA ATGCATTCTTGTTGACGAAACTGATCGTGTTGTTGGGTTTGACACCAAATATAACT GTCATCTGATGGCAAATATTGAAGCTAAGAATTTGCTTCACAGGGCTTTTAGTGTGTTTTTATTCAACTCCAACTATGAGCTCTGCTTCTCCAG GTCGAAAGCAAAGGTGACCTTCCCTCTAGTGTGGACCAACACTTGTTGCAGCCATCCTCTTCACCGTGACTCTGAGCTTATCGAGGAAAATGCACTCG GTGTGAGGAATGCTGCACAGAGAAAGCTCCTTGACGAGCTTGGTATTGTAGCTGAAGATGTACCAGTGGAAGAGTTCACTCCCTTGGGACGTATGCTTTACAAGGCTCCTTCTGATGGCAAATGGGGAGAGCACGAAC TGGACTACTTGCTGTTCATCGTGCGGGATGTTAAGGTCCAACCAAACCCGGACGAAGTAGCGGAGATAAGGTATGTGAGCAGGGAAGAGCTGAAGGAGCTGGTGAAGAAAGCAGATGCAGGTGAGGAAGGTTTGAAGTTGTCTCCATGGTTCAGATTGGTGGTGGACAATTTCTTGATGAAGTGGTGGGATCATGTCGAGAAAGGAACTCTAGATGAAGCTATAGACATGAAGACCATCCACAAACTCTGA
- the LOC103843595 gene encoding isopentenyl-diphosphate Delta-isomerase I isoform X1 has protein sequence MHTPMTVSSSYILFNLPLIRFRSLSLLSSSRLPLSSLRSISPRKFRAFSAMTTTDAGMDAVQKRLMFEDECILVDETDRVVGFDTKYNCHLMANIEAKNLLHRAFSVFLFNSNYELCFSRSKAKVTFPLVWTNTCCSHPLHRDSELIEENALGVRNAAQRKLLDELGIVAEDVPVEEFTPLGRMLYKAPSDGKWGEHELDYLLFIVRDVKVQPNPDEVAEIRYVSREELKELVKKADAGEEGLKLSPWFRLVVDNFLMKWWDHVEKGTLDEAIDMKTIHKL, from the exons ATGCACACGCCAATgactgtttcttcttcttatattttatttaatctcCCTTTGATTCGCTTCAGATCTCTTTCCCTTCTCTCTTCTTCCCGTCTTCCTCTGTCATCGCTCCGATCCATTTCACCGAGAAAGTTTCGAGCTTTTTCCGCAATGACGACGACAGATGCTGGAATGGATGCTGTTCAGAAACGCCTCATGTTCGAGGACGA ATGCATTCTTGTTGACGAAACTGATCGTGTTGTTGGGTTTGACACCAAATATAACT GTCATCTGATGGCAAATATTGAAGCTAAGAATTTGCTTCACAGGGCTTTTAGTGTGTTTTTATTCAACTCCAACTATGAGCTCTGCTTCTCCAG GTCGAAAGCAAAGGTGACCTTCCCTCTAGTGTGGACCAACACTTGTTGCAGCCATCCTCTTCACCGTGACTCTGAGCTTATCGAGGAAAATGCACTCG GTGTGAGGAATGCTGCACAGAGAAAGCTCCTTGACGAGCTTGGTATTGTAGCTGAAGATGTACCAGTGGAAGAGTTCACTCCCTTGGGACGTATGCTTTACAAGGCTCCTTCTGATGGCAAATGGGGAGAGCACGAAC TGGACTACTTGCTGTTCATCGTGCGGGATGTTAAGGTCCAACCAAACCCGGACGAAGTAGCGGAGATAAGGTATGTGAGCAGGGAAGAGCTGAAGGAGCTGGTGAAGAAAGCAGATGCAGGTGAGGAAGGTTTGAAGTTGTCTCCATGGTTCAGATTGGTGGTGGACAATTTCTTGATGAAGTGGTGGGATCATGTCGAGAAAGGAACTCTAGATGAAGCTATAGACATGAAGACCATCCACAAACTCTGA
- the LOC103843584 gene encoding putative 4-hydroxy-4-methyl-2-oxoglutarate aldolase 2 — MAFVTTAEVCDANQDLIRSGQLRALQPSFQIYGRRQIFSGPVVTVKVFEDNGLIRQFLEEKGNGRVLVVDGGGSLRCAILGGNPVVQAQNNGWAGIIVNGCIRDVDEINGCDIGVRALASHPIKASKKGLGEQRVPLNIAGTRICDGEWLYADTDGILVSQVELSV; from the exons atggcgtTTGTGACAACTGCGGAAGTGTGTGACGCGAATCAAGATCTGATCCGTAGCGGCCAGCTCCGAGCTCTGCAACCCTCTTTCCAGATTTACGGTCGCCGTCAGATATTCTCAGGCCCTGTGGTTACTGTCAAAGTGTTTGAAGACAATGGTTTGATCCGTCAGTTTCTCGAAGAGAAAG gcaaTGGAAGAGTTCTTGTGGTAGATGGTGGAGGAAGCTTACGTTGTGCGATACTAGGAGGAAACCCAGTAGTACAAGCACAGAACAACGGATGGGCGGGGATCATAGTGAACGGTTGCATAAGAGACGTTGATGAGATCAACGGTTGCGACATTGGAGTGAGAGCATTAGCTTCTCATCCTATAAAGGCTAGTAAGAAAGGACTTGGTGAACAGAGAGTCCCACTCAACATAGCTGGCACTAGGATCTGCGATGGCGAATGGCTTTACGCAGATACTGATGGTATCCTTGTCTCTCAGGTCGAATTATCGGTTTAG